In Hippoglossus hippoglossus isolate fHipHip1 chromosome 15, fHipHip1.pri, whole genome shotgun sequence, the genomic stretch gtgtgtgtgggggggggagcacacGCACACTGGCACACTCTATCCCAGTGTTCCTCACTGAAGCCCACAGCATTATAGGGAAAAAATACCATAATATCTTCATTTAAGcatcttttgtttcctctctacCTGGAggtagtgttttattttattaaggATCCATCCTTTTATTTAACAATTTTGTTTAATCCTCTTGTTTTGCAGAATGACAGCCCATATCATGGAGGAgtgttcttcctctctgtccattTCCCCACTGACTATCCCTTTAAACCACCAAGGGTAGGAATATGTCTCTTTAACACTCGTAtcccaaaaatacacattattgtACCTGGTCATTTTAAAGTATCTGTTAGATGCAGCTTTGtcgatttttttcatttgactgaggtttttttttttctttctccacagatTTCCTTTACAACGAAAATCTATCACCCAAACATAAACAGCAATGGTAGCATCTGCCTGGACATCCTGAGGTCCCAGTGGTCACCTGCGCTGACAGTGTCAAAAGGTAACACCGTGAGATACAGTAGAGAACATTACAGCAGCACGTAGTGTGCTCTGGGTTTGTACAATTTGATTTaacaaggattttattttttttcaatcaaatttGAGTGGATATGTTGGAGAATGTTTTTAAACCACAACAAGATAGGTGAGGCAGTGAAACCTGTTTGGTTACACCATCCCTGTGCTGTGAAGCCATAATGCTCAGCCTCTAGAAACACAGGATTTGCGAACACTTTGTTCTTGTGACATTTTTGAAGGTTTCAAGGACCTGAAACCGACAGTATTTTGATATGATGGAGCTTGAAATCGAAGcttgttcatttatatttaaattggTTGGTGGAGATTGAGCGCAGAAGttgaaaatgttatgtttactttaaaatgaatatgatttttttaaccttattctttttttcttttccagttttACTATCCATATGCTCTTTGCTATGTGACCCAAATCCAGATGATCCATTAGTCCCAGACATTGCACACACCTACAAATCGGACAGACCAAGGCAAGTATGAAAGCTGAAGATGTTGGCTTGTGGGAAACCTCAACACTCAACAGCCCATTCTaatgtccttttttcttttctaggTACAACAAACTAGCCAGGGAATGGACCCATAAGTATGCAATGTGAAGGAACGTAGTCTCTGCAACCACGACGCATCCCTGAACACCTCGAAATATGACAGTACTGTTCGAAATGCTCATCCACACTGGTTCTAGCTGAGGTGTTTTATACGCTTGAAGCACTTTCTCTACTCAGATTTTACTTGACTCaactgtttttactgtttatttttcccCTTAAATtggcattattattattagcagtgGTGAGATACCCggattgtatttttcttttaaaatatttactgtatattgtaCAAACCTGTACTGAatttattttgcattgttttGCATTAAAAGCATTAATCGAAATCGGATTAActttgaggttttttttgtgacacataaaacattatatttgtattatatatatatatatatatatatacacacattatcTTTCTGTGGCATAAAATGTGTGCATTGTAATTTAAACAGCGAGAGgtgtttattattcatatgACCACTAGGTGGGAGTCTTTACTTTTTACTGCCCAAGCCTTTTTACATAAGAGCCTTTTTGTCCTTGACGACTGGATTTTCATATTTGCGTTACAGCCAATCCAGGCCCATTTCCCTAATGGTGATTGATTCATGTGGATAGTGTCTATCACAGTGTCTTGTTTGTGTAATGAGAAGAGCTGCTCTGTCCATTGAAATCAAACCAGGCATTATCCTCACTTCTGCTGGCTGCAGCACAATGACTGTACAGCTTTTCAACAATAATAACCCACCAGTAGCAAAACATGATTGAGGAcaattaaacatgaaattaaTCATTTTAGCAGGGACGGGGTCATTGCTGGGAAAATTGTACTCAAGGACAACTCGTATTTCTCAAGTAGAAGTAAAATTACCTGTTATTCAGTTCaatttcattcaaattcaaattcgTGCACGGTGTACAATAAAATTAAGTACAATCCATTCTaatgaataaacattaaaacacaagcAATAAATTGAATACATCATAGGGTATTAAAACAGATAAGTGTGTGTACTCAGTTATATTGCAATGATAATATTGCACAGTTGGATGTTAAGTTCTCTAATGgcacaaaattaaaaactgtataaaaGTATTAAATAAGTAAGTTAAATGTACCGAGTAAAAGATACTGCATTGAGAAGGGGTAAGATATTATatggtgataataataatataagatCCATACATCCATTACCTGTACTGTttgtcctttgagggtcgcagggggatCTGGAgccagctgacactgggcgagaggcagggaCAGATAGAAATCCACACAATCATGACTGTGATTGACCTCacctcaatctgcatgtctgtggcctgtgggaggaagccggcGAAAAAAGTACCCGGagaaaatccacacagacacaggaagaacatgtaaactccacacGGAGGGACTGGAATGCCAGTAAGGAACATTCTTGCTTTGAGGTGCCCAGCATGATGTAGGATACAACTGTTTGATTGAAGAGCATCTTTAGGCTCTCAGGTGTACATGGGGGGTGCATATGTGGAGCTCTGCCCTCCAGCATTCACAGACCATGATGCTCCAGAGTCAACAACAGcttcatctctgctgcagccagTGATTCTCACACAGGCAACCATTACTTCATGTGAGTTTAGGATTTAGACTTTAAATCGAGCAAAGCAAAGTACTTGATGTACAAATCACTTCAGAATGAAATTCCTGATTTTATAAAATTAAGTATGCTACTGAAAAAGTACAACTACACAGTAATGAGAGTAAATGTGACTCTACTCCCACTCCTGTAGTTTAGACAATGAGGAGCCTGTCTTAACCCTCTGGGGTCTTAGGGAATTTTCTCAATTTTTACATGTCGTCTTAAATTTACCTTTTAGATGCACTGGCAAACAGCCCGATACCCATTTATATCATTTTCATCAGGACAATGTCAGTGTTGTCTATATCCTGGGGCTCAAATGTGACCTGGAGCATCACGTAAAGAGATAATTTGGCCCTAATGATGAAAATCTGATTTCAGAACTTTAAGAATTTCTTCAAAACTCTTgtgaaaaaacagcaaatttaggttaaagacacAAATTTCAAAGCTGATCCCAGTTTTTAAAAGTTCTGTTGATGGTTTTTCTCAGAGTAAAAAATCCAGTTATCAGGTCATTTCTACCTTTGATCCCAGATCGTATAAcgatgagtttttttttttttt encodes the following:
- the LOC117775547 gene encoding ubiquitin-conjugating enzyme E2 D4-like isoform X2 — encoded protein: MSSRCQRLLLKELNDLQRDPPASCSAGPVGEDMFHWQATITGPNDSPYHGGVFFLSVHFPTDYPFKPPRISFTTKIYHPNINSNGSICLDILRSQWSPALTVSKVLLSICSLLCDPNPDDPLVPDIAHTYKSDRPRYNKLAREWTHKYAM
- the LOC117775547 gene encoding ubiquitin-conjugating enzyme E2 D4-like isoform X3; its protein translation is MALKRIQKELNDLQRDPPASCSAGPVGEDMFHWQATITGPNDSPYHGGVFFLSVHFPTDYPFKPPRISFTTKIYHPNINSNGSICLDILRSQWSPALTVSKVLLSICSLLCDPNPDDPLVPDIAHTYKSDRPRYNKLAREWTHKYAM
- the LOC117775547 gene encoding ubiquitin-conjugating enzyme E2 D4-like isoform X1, which gives rise to MALKRIQKELNDLQRDPPASCSAGPVGEDMFHWQATITGPNDSPYHGGVFFLSVHFPTDYPFKPPRVGICLFNTRIPKIHIIVPGHFKVSVRCSFVDFFHLTEVFFFLSPQISFTTKIYHPNINSNGSICLDILRSQWSPALTVSKVLLSICSLLCDPNPDDPLVPDIAHTYKSDRPRYNKLAREWTHKYAM